Part of the Nicotiana sylvestris chromosome 2, ASM39365v2, whole genome shotgun sequence genome, TTGGGTCTAGAAATGTGTTGTATTTCCCTACTGTTTTTGCTTTGATGGTTTTGGAGATTGTAAGGTAGTATTATGGCCCCCGGACTTCGGTCCAGTAGTAAGGGCACAACGCATGACATGTGAGTTAGGTGCACGTTCGAGGTTCAAACTCCGTCGTAGATAAAAGCATGCACGTCTGCGGTTCGAACTCTGCCGTGGACAAAAGCATAGTAATTGTTGTTTAAGTGGACATGGATAGAAGGGCGGGCCTATTATCGATCGAGTTTCAAACCATGAGCCGCTCGCCTTGGGGATTTCTAGGTtctcaaaaaaataataagattTAAAGTCTGTATTAGTTTCAAGGAAATATGAAAGTTCTTCTATTTGCCATTCCTTGCATATCTATAGTGTCAATGGCATCATACTTGCGCTTATGGTCCTTTGAGACGGATATTATAACATTAGGGATGACCCATTATTTAAGCCCTGAAAACTAGTAATTTGCTTGTAATTTTTCTTCATATGGTGGATGTTTGTGGGAAATTCCACGTGTTCAATTTGATATTCTTGCCTTGGAATTATAGCCTTTAATTGCAAAACATGATCAACTTATGGTCTTTGCATCTTTTGTTATGAAATGACTGCTCTGTTGTAGAGTTGTTCGAGAAGGTAAGGAACGTCGTAGACAATGGGCTCAAAAGTTAACTCCACGACATACTCGAAATGATGAAAGCATTGAAGACATAAAAGAACCTGAGAATGCCCAGGAGTCAAAGGACAATGGAGGAATGCTACCTGATGAGATTGTGAAAATCCTTGTAGCTCGTGAGAAGTAAGTTGCATTTCTTTGAGTATCCTTAGCTTCTATATTCTTCACATACTTCTCAGTTCTTGAAAAAGGGTATTCACTCGTTGTGCAGGAAAGTTTTCTCGTCAGACTCAGAGGAAGAACATGAGAAGAAGCCCACCTCTAAAAAGAAAAGATCCAAGAGCTCTGGGTGAGGATCATGCACTTCTCTCTTCTGCTTTAATAGATATAATTTTGATACCCCACTTTTAGTTACTCACTGTATTCTTGTGGCTTGTTCAGATCTGGACCAGTTATTTTGAAGGATCTACCACCTCCTCCGTGCTTAGAAAACTCACTGGAATTCTTAAAGAAACGCAAGATGCAGGTATCAAGGTCATCAGCTGTTTTGAACAATTCCAGTCAAGCATTACGGCTTCTATCCACATCTGGCTTGCTACGTAGCAAATGATGGCCGATGATTCTGAAAATTGTAAGCTCAGGCTTACGCGAATGTTGTATCGCTTGCTGTAATGAGAAATATGCTCTGCTAAAGGTGTTAAACGGAAAACGCCTTCCAGACATCTGATGGGGTAAAccataaagaaagaaatcaaacgaTGTAACAATTTTTGATGGTATATTGCAACTTTGTTTTTCCCAAATTATGGATGGGACTGTTCAACTGTCAAACTGCAACACTTCCATGCCAATCAAGTTTTGAATCATTAAGTAGTTAAGCAAGATTATGAATTGCTTAAACAAGAAAAAATGCTGTTTTGTCTAAGAAGCGTTGTCAGGTTAGAAACTACAGTTGGATGAAGTGATCCAGTGATCTTGTTGTATGCGTGGTTGTACTACAAGTGATATCAACCACCAATGGTAATTGCATCCTTATACTTGGTATACAAAGCTGTTATATAAGCTTTCTAAGGTTTTATAATTAAATCTAACTTTCAATTATTCTCAGCTGTACAGTGGTACTAGAATGATATAGTTAAAATGACATTCCTCTGAAGCGTGGTTCTCAAGTGTGTGATAAAGTCGAGTAGCCAGAGGCCCAGACAGCTGAGAAAAGTGTTTTAAATTATATTTGTGTTCAATTATGTCATCACCTCTAGTTCAATGTACAGTATCAAAGCAAGTATAGGTCTTGTTTCTAGTCTTATGCTATGCTACGCCATGAAAGAATTCAATATGCTTGGCCTCGCTTGTACAGAGCGTGTAAGACAttatttcataaaataaaaaattgtatCATGGTTCTAGGTGAGACGGTACACAATTTAAGATCTTGcaaaagtgtgtgtgtgtgtgtgtgggggggggggggttccgtAATTACTTACTGGGCTGAAACTCTCAGTCTAATCATTATGGTGATGTGATAAATTCACATTCTGGGGCTCAGATAAAGAAGGTTCTGCTATGTGGTTGTCACAAAACCATGCTTTTGAATGATTCCCTTGCAAGGATGATGAGTAATTGCAAGTTGCGAGTATAGAGAATGCCAGCCAAGCAAGATAGTTGGGATATATAGACAGTTTTCCTGGGATTACTGGGACTGTCCCTAGTAGCACACGTTTGGTTAATCTAGTTTTGTTCAGAGTGGTTTTTGATTCAGAATCACCCCTAATCGTTTCTTCTTTCTATTCCTTTGTGACCTCTAATACTTGGTTATCTTGGTTCATGGAGCGGGTCCAAATTCATAAATCCATTAGAAGGCACACCCTTTTCAAAATGTTCTTGTTGTCCCTGACTCTTGTTTCCGTTAAAGATTACCAGCCAAGCATAATAATGATCTCTTCTCGGGAAAAAAGTACAGTAGATACTAGACTATCTGCTCTCTCACCCAGAGCTACTACTATTAAACAAGATTGATACAGGGTTAAAAGTCTATTCGTCGGAATGAGTCTCTTTTATTATTAACAAAACACCAAAATTTGTATTTGCCAAAAAGAAGGATAGATGTAATAGTGTAGACGGCTAAAATATCTTCATCTTATCAAACAATTGCTAAACCCTTCAGCACACATTCAGAGAAAATGGATGAATGAGGAAACAAAAATTTATGGATAACAAGTTTAACCTTAACCACTTAATATACAACATGGAGAAAGCCACTCAAAATTTGTACAACACTTGCTTCCTCCctccaacaaaaaaaaaaaagaaaaactcatCTCTCCCTACCTGCAGAGAGGAAAATGAAAACCAGTGCGGGCAGGTCTTGTACAAGGCAACTCTTTTCACTTGAGGGATGCCAAAAAATTTGATTATATACAAGCACAAGGGAATCATAGATAGCTTTGCTCTTTTGCAAATAAACCATAGCCCCAAGAAGACAACATTGCTTACCATCCATAGCAAGGTTGCTCCTGCGTGCTGAAAAGAATATTCTTACATGCCCACCCCAAAGACAACATTTGCTCATACAACTGGCTCATATTTTCTTCTGTTAATCTCTTACCATCTTCAACCAGGTTAAACCATTGCTCAAGAACTGCAGTGGAACTACCGCAAGCTTCTATATCCTTGCGTACATAACTTGCCTGTCAATCACCATAATTACTTATTATTATTGAAGTACCAAAATTGGTGAATGACCATtataaaaatcttaaaaataagAAACAATTATTGCTAGACATGTTTCGAAGTAAAAGTAATGGTTTGCCAGCACTCCCTAGTTCATTTGCAAAAGGAAAATCATCCTTCCACATTACTACCTGAAATATTAATTACTATGAGAGTATGAAATGGATATAATAATGTCTTACATGCAAAATGCCCCTGATCACATCTGTAGTGCCGACCCCTTCCCGCAGCGAAAGTAGGACACCATACTGTAATAGCAAAGCAAGAAGAACTGCTTAAGAAACACATTCAGAAGAGCAACAGCTTGCTGCCCCTGATTACTTTTCTTTTTTGCCTTTGGCTATACATACCTCCTGATTCCTTTTCGATTCACTAGTCAATCTCTCTGGGCTCAAGAAATAAAAGTCTTCATTAATCAAAGATTCCATCATATTCTTAGATAGCTCTGCTGTGCAAGGTGTAGGATTTACGTAACCGATTCTGATAGA contains:
- the LOC104220978 gene encoding uncharacterized protein, translated to MSGRGEESDSDAPEELTTLQGIEKDEEIRKVERENKARVVREGKERRRQWAQKLTPRHTRNDESIEDIKEPENAQESKDNGGMLPDEIVKILVAREKKVFSSDSEEEHEKKPTSKKKRSKSSGSGPVILKDLPPPPCLENSLEFLKKRKMQVSRSSAVLNNSSQALRLLSTSGLLRSK